The stretch of DNA GCAATGGTCGGAACTGATAATGCGACAACGTGGCTTTCTTCCAGGTTCCCCAAGGCTCGGGGAGTAATGAGCGAGGGTCAAAATGATCTAAAGAAAGCTCGATTCCCATCTCATGGTAAAAGACCTGTTGCGCCGCGGGGCTGATGGTGAGATGTGTTTCCACACCTGCTGCAGCCAGCGTCTCTAACAGCCGTAAGCCATAAACTGCACCACTGGCACCCGTAATGGCGAGGACAATGCGGCGCATGGCAAAATCTTTCCATCAAGCGAACAAATCCAGGTTTACTCGGCACGATGAGCAATGTCGGGTTTTTGACCAATGTACAACGTGGCAATCCCCAGAGTCAGCGGCCAGAACTTGACATTAATCAAACCAGCGCTGCGCATGTGCTCTGCCAGAGCCTCTCCATAAGGAAACTCGGCTACCGAACTGGGAAGATAGTCGTATGCCGCCTGACGATTACGAGCCAGCCATTGTCCGATCCGCGGCAGAATGTTGCGAAAATACCAACAGTAAACGCTGCGAATGATCGGGTTGCCAGGAAGAGAAAACTCGAGAATGGCGACCTGACCTCCGGGTTGGCAGACACGGGTCATCTCTTCCAGTCCCAACGCCATACGAGTGACGTTCCGGAGACCAAAGGCGACTGAAACTAACTGAAATTGATTCGCCTCAAATGGTAACGCCTGAGTATCAGCTTCAATAAAGGTGATGGGTGATTTGTTTGAGCCAGCGGGCGAGTGGGTGTTCTTTCGTGTCTTTTTGCG from Planctopirus ephydatiae encodes:
- the ubiE gene encoding bifunctional demethylmenaquinone methyltransferase/2-methoxy-6-polyprenyl-1,4-benzoquinol methylase UbiE, with the protein product MAATVDKSENRIRQMFGEISSRYDLMNHLLSGGVDYYWRWFTIRRCQIRNQAPILDVCTGTGDLAIAFWKHSQQQIPVIGTDFTHEMLAIARKKTRKNTHSPAGSNKSPITFIEADTQALPFEANQFQLVSVAFGLRNVTRMALGLEEMTRVCQPGGQVAILEFSLPGNPIIRSVYCWYFRNILPRIGQWLARNRQAAYDYLPSSVAEFPYGEALAEHMRSAGLINVKFWPLTLGIATLYIGQKPDIAHRAE